In the Vicia villosa cultivar HV-30 ecotype Madison, WI unplaced genomic scaffold, Vvil1.0 ctg.001648F_1_1_3, whole genome shotgun sequence genome, one interval contains:
- the LOC131636140 gene encoding 2-succinylbenzoate--CoA ligase, chloroplastic/peroxisomal-like, translated as MAHICQCLSRLLTFRRDSPVTISGNHRKTGQQFVEEVVSLAHGLLQLGVSPGDVVAISAYNSDWYLEWLLAIAFVGGIAAPLNYRWSFEEARSAMAVVKPVMLVIDESCYSWYFKLQQFDIQSLKWRVLLDSPSSDFAKKWNVLTPGILKKHIVKPIEFNYSWAPEGAVIICFTSGTTGKPKGVTISHEALIIQSLAKIAIVGYSEDDVYLHTAPLCHIGGLSSAMTMLMVGGCHIFMPKFDAELTVDAIEQHAVTSFITVPAMMASLISIVRHKETWKGGESVKKILNGGGSLSLELIKDSNIFFQKAKLISAYGMTEACSSMTFLTLYDPMQKTTSNTFQTYGEVESKHLIHQPQGVCVGKAAPHVELKICTDSSGDTGRILTRGPHLMVRYWDQTLTNSSNRRNEVWLDTGDIGSMDCHGNLWLLGRTNGRIKSGGENIYPEEVEAILLGHPGIASVVIVGIPDARFTELVTACIKPSENWQWLEHSTSNEEYHLSKKNLQQYCLENSLSRFKIPKIFIEWKKPFPVTTTGKIRRDQVRKEVVSELQSLHSNL; from the exons ATGGCTCACATCTGCCAATGTCTGAGTCGACTGTTAACCTTCCGGCGAGACTCTCCGGTAACCATCTCCGGCAACCACCGTAAAACCGGTCAACAGTTTGTGGAGGAAGTTGTGTCACTAGCACACGGCCTTCTCCAGCTTGGCGTCTCACCCGGTGACGTTGTCGCCATCTCTGCTTACAACAG TGATTGGTATTTGGAATGGTTATTAGCCATTGCGTTTGTTGGAGGAATTGCTGCTCCTTTGAACTATCGCTGG AGTTTTGAAGAGGCGAGGTCTGCAATGGCTGTAGTGAAGCCAGTGATGTTAGTGATTGATGAGAGTTGCTATTCATGGTACTTCAAATTACAGCAATTTGATATTCAATCTTTGAAGTGGCGTGTTTTGTTGGATTCTCCTTCTTCAGATTTTGCAAAGAAATGGAATG TGTTGACTCCAGGAATACTTAAGAAGCATATAGTGAAACCTATAGAGTTTAATTACTCTTGGGCACCTGAAGGAGCTGTCATAATATGCTTTACTTCAG GAACTACTGGAAAACCCAAGGGAGTGACAATAAGCCATGAAGCTTTAATCATACAGTCCCTAGCAAAGATTGCAATAGTTGGATATAGTGAAGATGAT GTTTATCTTCATACTGCTCCATTATGTCACATTGGTGGCTTGTCATCAGCAATGACCATGCTCATGGTTGGAGGTTGCCATATATTCATGCCAAAGTTTGATGCAGAATTAACTGTTGATGCCATAGAACAACATGCTGTCACATCTTTTATCACGGTTCCTGCCATGATGGCCAGTTTGATTTCTATTGTTAG gCACAAAGAAACATGGAAAGGGGGAGAATCTGTCAAGAAAATACTCAATGGGGGTGGAAGCCTCTCACTTGAGCTTATCAAAGACAGTAACATATTCTTCCAGAAAGCTAAGCTTATTTCAGCTTATG GGATGACAGAGGCATGCTCTTCAATGACATTCTTGACACTATACGATCCAATGCAAAAAACCACAAGCAATACTTTTCAAACATATGGTGAGGTAGAATCCAAACATCTTATTCACCAGCCACAAGGTGTTTGTGTTGGCAAGGCTGCACCTCATGTAGAGCTGAAGATATGTACAGATTCTTCGGGTGACACTGGAAGAATTTTAACTAGAGGACCACATTTAATGGTCAGGTATTGGGATCAAACTCTCACAAACTCATCTAATCGGAGGAATGAAGTATGGCTTGATACAGGTGACATTGGATCAATGGACTGTCATGGTAATTTGTGGCTCCTTGGACGTACAAATGGTCGCATCAAGAGTGGCGGGGAGAATATTTACCCTGAAGAG GTTGAGGCAATTCTACTAGGACATCCGGGGATTGCAAGTGTTGTTATTGTGGGAATTCCAGATGCTCGTTTCACAGAGTTGGTGACAGCATGTATCAAACCTAGTGAAAATTGGCAATGGTTAGAGCATTCTACTTCAAATGAAGAGTATCACTTATCTAAAAAGAATCTCCAACAATACTGTTTGGAAAATAGTTTAAGCAG GTTTAAGATACCAAAGATATTTATTGAATGGAAGAAGCCTTTTCCAGTCACTACCACAGGAAAAATAAGAAGAGACCAAGTTAGAAAGGAGGTTGTGTCTGAGCTACAATCTTTGCATAGTAATCTTTGA